In Zingiber officinale cultivar Zhangliang chromosome 8B, Zo_v1.1, whole genome shotgun sequence, a single genomic region encodes these proteins:
- the LOC122017790 gene encoding octanoyltransferase LIP2, mitochondrial-like, whose product MSLQQTLKAYKFGIVNYLNALKLQERLSGERKAGNIQDTILSLQHPPTYTLGKRRTDHNLLLTESEVQAMGAELHYTERGGDITFHGPRQAIIYPIISLRAIGFGARKYVEGLESIMIEVASLYGVNAHPGKAGETGVWVGDRKIGAIGVRISSGITSHGLAFNIDPDLNYFKHIVPCGIRDKGVTSLRREAQMQLPEDEVIHDQLIQSFAKTFHFKDMQWSQGGLILPADEIK is encoded by the coding sequence ATGAGCCTACAACAGACCCTCAAGGCCTACAAATTTGGGATTGTGAACTATTTGAATGCACTTAAACTCCAAGAAAGGCTTTCTGGTGAAAGAAAAGCTGGCAATATTCAGGATACCATCTTATCCCTTCAACACCCACCAACCTACACACTTGGAAAGAGGCGAACGGACCACAATTTATTACTTACTGAATCTGAAGTCCAAGCCATGGGAGCTGAACTTCATTACACTGAAAGAGGGGGTGATATCACATTCCATGGACCAAGGCAAGCTATTATTTACCCTATAATTTCTCTGAGAGCAATTGGATTTGGTGCAAGGAAGTATGTAGAAGGCCTCGAATCAATAATGATAGAAGTAGCATCCCTTTATGGTGTCAATGCACATCCTGGGAAAGCCGGTGAGACAGGGGTGTGGGTCGGCGATAGAAAAATTGGTGCTATTGGTGTTCGGATATCTTCAGGCATCACTTCACATGGATTAGCATTCAACATTGATCCTGATTTGAACTATTTCAAGCACATTGTTCCTTGTGGAATACGAGACAAAGGAGTCACATCCTTAAGGAGGGAAGCACAGATGCAGTTACCAGAAGATGAAGTAATCCATGATCAGCTTATTCAGTCCTTCGCAAAGACTTTTCATTTCAAAGACATGCAGTGGAGTCAAGGTGGATTAATTTTGCCAGCTGATGAAATCAAATAA